The window GGCGCAGTGCACCAGCAAAGATCTGCAGCACTCCGGTAAGCAAGGTCGCCGCCAGCAGGTATTGCAGGCCATGCTCTTTGACCAGCGTTACCATCAAAAGCGCCATGGCACCGGTTGCCGCGGAAATCATGCCCGGTCGACCACCGGTAAAGGCGATGACAACCGCAATACAGAACGAAGCATATAGACCCACTTTAGGATCTACGCCTGCAATGATGGAAAATGCAATGGCTTCGGGAATAAGCGCAAGCGCCACCACAATGCCCGACAGTAAATCGCCCCTGATATTTGAGAACCAATCCTGTTTGATCGTGTTTTTTGTAAACATAATTTTAATTTTTTCGGGCCCCGGACGCCTATACAGTCATAAGCGGCCCGCGCGCAAGCACATGGAACGCAAGACCGCATCGTTTGCCATCGCCGTTAACGATGAGATGCTGCCAATAGCGGCGGAAGCCGAAATGTTGAATAGGAAGATGACGACAGCAAAACGCCAGCACTTTTCAATGCCGGCATCGCTATCCAGTAGCGTGAACAGAAAATCTGCGATTGAAAGGAGACAATTACATGGGTCTGTTTATGGGAAGAATGTCAGCAATCGAGTCCGCAGACATGATTGCATTTTCGGGGTGGCCCGTATTTTGGAACGAGCCGAGTGTAGCACAAACAGTGAGACAGCCGCTCACCTGACAAGTGCCTGCCAATAAGCAATAGGCGCCACCTGCGGACGCCTTTCAGCTCGCAGCCATTGCGTGCTAGCGGCCTTCGTTTTGAACAGCAAGCGCAGGTGCGCTTGTTCTTCTGGCCAACACCAAGGCCACAACCGCCAGGCCAAGGGGTATAAAGGACACCCACAGCACCATATTCCAGCCGTACGCGCTGAGCAAGCCGCCCGAAGCAAAGGAACCGGCTGCCATCAGTCCGAAAACAATAAAATCATTGAGCGACTGCACGCGCGTTTTCTCTTCCGGCCAGTGACACTCCAGCACCAATGCCGAAGCTCCCAGAAACCCGAAGTTCCAGCCCAGGCCGAGCAAAATCAGCGTACCCCAAAAGTGCGCCACATCAATACCACCCAGCCCCACAGCAGCCGAAACACCAGTGAGCAACAAACCCACGGCCGCCACACGACTGGCACCGAAGCGGGTGATCAGATTTCCCGTAAAGAAACTGGGCGCATACATGGCAATCACATGCCATTGCAGCCCCAGATTGGCGTCTTCCTGCGAATGACCGCAGATATGCATTGCCAGTGGCGCGGAGGTCATCAAAAAATTCATCAGCATATAAGCGACTGCACCGCTCACGGCCGCCGCGATAAACCGTGGCTGCGATGCGATCACTGAAAGCGGTCGACCTCCGGCCTGCTCGGTAACCGTTGGCGCCGGCAGACGCACACCCAGCAGCAGAACCGCAGACAGCGCAGCCACCACTGCCTGCACCAGGAAAGTCGCGGCAAATTTATAAGGCTCCCAGAGATCCATAGTCCAGGTAACCAATTGAGGGCCGATAACTCCCGCCACGACACCACCCGCCATCACAAGCGACAGGGCCCGTGCACGCCGCCCCTTCTCCACTCCGTCCGCAGCCGCAAAACGAAACGTCAATACTACCGCCGCGTAGCCGCCACCGAAGAAGGTAGCCAGGCAAAAAAGCCAGAACCAGCCCTGAATAACCGCCAGCATCGCCAACAATCCAGTCAGCACACCGGCACCGGTCCCCACCAGAAATGCCGCCCGTCGCCCATAACGCTGGGCAATCTTGCCAACAGGGAGGATACACGCAGCCATCCCCACCACAAAGATCGAGATAGGCAATGTCGCCAGCACCGGCGAGGGAGCCAGATTTTCACCCACAATGGCACCCGTTGCGTATACCACCACGGAATTGGCACCAGCCAACGCCTGTGCAATAGATAAACGCCAGATATTTCCACGCTGAACGTTCTCAGGGAGGATTAAAGAAGTATCGTCAATAGTACCGTTGTTGGGTTTCATGTCAATCGTATTGGATTATGCAGCGGATATTCAGACCAGGCCCTCACCATACTGCAAGATGTCACGACTTCAATACAATGACCCGTTTGACAGTGTTGGTTATTATTTCTGGTTATGTATGTATTATTTTAAGTCATTAAAAAAGGAATCCACAAAACCTGGGCATAAACACGACAAATCAACATGGCCTGCATCCGCCGCCAGGGCCAAAAACGCAAGGCAGCAAAAAACCCCGTTATTCAATGAATAAA of the Advenella mimigardefordensis DPN7 genome contains:
- a CDS encoding MFS transporter gives rise to the protein MKPNNGTIDDTSLILPENVQRGNIWRLSIAQALAGANSVVVYATGAIVGENLAPSPVLATLPISIFVVGMAACILPVGKIAQRYGRRAAFLVGTGAGVLTGLLAMLAVIQGWFWLFCLATFFGGGYAAVVLTFRFAAADGVEKGRRARALSLVMAGGVVAGVIGPQLVTWTMDLWEPYKFAATFLVQAVVAALSAVLLLGVRLPAPTVTEQAGGRPLSVIASQPRFIAAAVSGAVAYMLMNFLMTSAPLAMHICGHSQEDANLGLQWHVIAMYAPSFFTGNLITRFGASRVAAVGLLLTGVSAAVGLGGIDVAHFWGTLILLGLGWNFGFLGASALVLECHWPEEKTRVQSLNDFIVFGLMAAGSFASGGLLSAYGWNMVLWVSFIPLGLAVVALVLARRTSAPALAVQNEGR